One region of Pseudomonas alvandae genomic DNA includes:
- the hemN gene encoding oxygen-independent coproporphyrinogen III oxidase, with the protein MLDAIRWDSDLIRRYDLAGPRYTSYPTAAQFGSQVSSFDLLHALRDSRKALKPLSLYVHVPFCANICYYCACNKVITKDRGRAHAYLQRLEQEIQLIGCHLDPAQRVEQLHLGGGTPTFLSHDELRQLMAKLRQHLNLMDDDSGDYSIEIDPREADWSTMGLLRELGFNRVSVGLQDLDPAVQRAVNRLQSLEETRAVIEAARTLQFRSINIDLIYGLPKQTPDNFARTVEEVINLQPDRLSVFNYAHLPERFMPQRRINSLDLPNPEQKLAMLQGTVEQLTTAGYRYIGMDHFALPDDELAIAQEEATLQRNFQGYTTHGHCDLIGLGVSAISQVGDLYCQNSSDLNHYQNTLADGQLATSRGLVCNADDRARRAVIQQLICHFILAFAEIEQRFNIDFRDYFASSWPQLQVMADDGLIELTDTHLQVLPAGRLLVRSICMVFDAYLEQQNRQRFSRVI; encoded by the coding sequence ATGCTCGACGCCATTCGTTGGGACTCAGACCTGATCCGCCGCTACGACCTGGCGGGACCACGCTACACCTCGTACCCGACCGCGGCACAGTTCGGCAGCCAGGTGAGCTCGTTCGACCTGCTTCACGCCCTGCGCGACAGCCGCAAGGCGCTCAAGCCGCTATCGCTGTATGTGCACGTGCCGTTTTGCGCGAACATCTGCTACTACTGCGCCTGCAACAAGGTCATCACCAAGGACCGCGGTCGCGCCCACGCCTACCTGCAACGCCTGGAGCAGGAAATCCAGCTGATCGGCTGCCATCTCGACCCCGCCCAGCGCGTCGAACAACTGCATTTGGGCGGTGGCACCCCGACGTTCCTCAGTCACGACGAGCTGCGCCAGTTGATGGCCAAGCTGCGCCAGCACTTGAACCTGATGGACGACGATTCCGGCGACTACAGCATCGAGATCGACCCTCGCGAAGCCGACTGGTCGACCATGGGCCTGTTGCGGGAATTGGGTTTCAACCGGGTCAGCGTCGGCCTGCAAGACCTCGACCCGGCCGTCCAGCGCGCCGTCAATCGCCTGCAAAGCCTGGAAGAAACCCGTGCCGTGATCGAAGCGGCGCGGACCTTGCAGTTTCGCTCGATCAACATCGACCTCATCTACGGCCTGCCCAAGCAGACCCCGGACAATTTCGCGCGCACCGTCGAGGAAGTCATCAACCTGCAACCGGACCGCCTCTCGGTGTTCAATTACGCCCACCTGCCGGAACGCTTCATGCCCCAGCGGCGCATCAACAGCCTGGACCTGCCAAACCCCGAGCAGAAACTCGCCATGCTGCAAGGCACCGTTGAACAACTGACCACCGCCGGATACCGCTACATCGGCATGGACCACTTTGCCCTGCCCGACGACGAACTGGCGATCGCTCAGGAAGAGGCGACATTGCAGCGTAACTTCCAGGGCTACACCACCCATGGCCACTGCGATCTGATCGGCCTAGGGGTGTCGGCCATCAGCCAGGTCGGCGACCTGTACTGCCAAAACAGCAGCGACCTGAACCATTACCAGAACACATTGGCCGATGGGCAACTGGCAACCAGTCGCGGGCTGGTGTGCAACGCCGACGACCGAGCGCGTCGAGCGGTGATCCAGCAACTGATCTGCCACTTCATCCTGGCGTTCGCCGAAATCGAGCAACGCTTCAACATCGATTTCCGTGACTATTTTGCATCGTCATGGCCGCAGTTGCAGGTCATGGCCGACGATGGCCTGATCGAATTGACGGACACGCATCTCCAGGTCTTGCCTGCCGGGCGCCTGCTGGTGCGCTCGATCTGCATGGTGTTCGATGCCTATCTGGAGCAGCAAAACCGGCAGCGTTTTTCCCGAGTCATCTGA
- a CDS encoding sulfite exporter TauE/SafE family protein: MLDLAPLLVSAVILGLLGGGHCLGMCGGLMGALTLAIPKDQRSRRFRLLLAYNLGRILSYATAGLLIGLAGWAVANSPAAMIMRVLAGLLLIAMGLYLAGWWSGLTRIESIGRGLWRHIQPVANRLLPVSSVPRALLLGALWGWLPCGLVYSTLLWSASQGNALDSALLMLAFGLGTWPVLLATGLAAERVTALLRKRSVRMAGGLLVIVFGIWTLPGPHQHWLMGH, from the coding sequence ATGCTTGACCTGGCACCGCTGCTGGTTTCAGCCGTCATCCTGGGTCTATTGGGCGGCGGCCATTGCCTGGGCATGTGTGGCGGCCTGATGGGCGCCCTCACCCTGGCGATTCCCAAGGACCAACGCAGCCGCCGCTTTCGGCTGTTGCTGGCGTACAACCTCGGACGGATCCTGAGCTACGCCACCGCTGGCTTGCTGATCGGCCTGGCCGGCTGGGCCGTCGCCAACAGCCCGGCGGCGATGATCATGCGCGTGCTGGCCGGTTTGCTGCTGATCGCCATGGGCCTGTACCTCGCCGGATGGTGGAGCGGCCTGACCCGCATCGAAAGTATCGGTCGTGGTTTGTGGCGACATATCCAGCCTGTCGCCAACCGCTTGCTGCCAGTGTCGAGCGTGCCTCGGGCCTTGCTGCTCGGCGCATTATGGGGCTGGTTGCCGTGCGGATTGGTCTACAGCACCCTGCTGTGGTCCGCCAGCCAGGGCAATGCGCTGGACAGTGCGCTGTTGATGCTCGCCTTCGGCCTCGGCACCTGGCCGGTGCTGCTCGCCACCGGCCTGGCGGCCGAGCGCGTCACCGCGCTGCTGCGCAAACGCAGCGTACGCATGGCCGGGGGATTGTTGGTGATTGTCTTCGGTATCTGGACGCTGCCAGGGCCGCATCAGCATTGGCTCATGGGGCACTGA
- the ccoS gene encoding cbb3-type cytochrome oxidase assembly protein CcoS has translation MPALYVMIPAALLIVAIAVYIFFWAVDSGQYDDLDGPAHSILFDDQDPNHKAAVDEASGEVQKPDDKAPPHA, from the coding sequence ATGCCAGCTCTCTACGTAATGATCCCGGCCGCGCTGCTGATCGTGGCCATCGCCGTGTACATTTTTTTCTGGGCCGTGGACAGCGGACAGTACGACGACCTTGATGGTCCGGCCCACAGCATCCTGTTCGACGACCAGGACCCGAACCACAAGGCGGCAGTGGACGAAGCCAGCGGCGAGGTCCAGAAACCGGACGACAAGGCGCCGCCCCATGCTTGA
- a CDS encoding heavy metal translocating P-type ATPase — protein sequence MTTPQPCYHCALPVPPGSRFTAVVLGETRELCCPGCQAVAEAIVAGGLESYYLHRSEASANPETLPVQLTDELALYDRPDVQQSFVRHEGDLSETTLLMEGISCAACGWLIEKHLRTLPAVAEARLNLSNHRLHVRWADAQLPLSTLLAELRQIGYAAHPYQADQASEQLAAQNRLALRQLGVAGLLWFQAMMATMATWPEFNIDLSPEMHTILRWVALFLTTPIVFYSCAPFFKGAMRDLRTRHLTMDVSVSLAIGSAYIAGIWTSITGAGELYFDAVGMFALFLLAGRYLERRARERTAAATAQLVNLLPASCLRLDDHGQSERILLSELRTGDRVLVQPGAILPADGRILDGQSSVDESLLTGEYLPQPRQVGDAVTAGTLNVDGALTVEVQALGHDTRLSAIVRLLERAQAEKPRLAEIADRAAQWFLLFSLIAAVAIGLLWWYLDASRAFWIVLAMLVATCPCALSLATPTALTAATGTLHKLGLLLTRGHVLEGLNQIDTVIFDKTGTLTEGRLALRAIRPLAALDSDQCLALAAALENRSEHPIARAFGRAPLAAEHVQSFPGLGLEGSVGEQRLRIGHPVFVCEPSGAAVPLMPDEPGQWLLLGDDVGPLAWFVLDDRLRTDAPALLAACKARGWRTLLLSGDSSPMVASVAAELGIDEARGGLRPDDKLAVLQQLHQQGRKVLMLGDGVNDVPVLAAADISVAMGSATDLAKTSADAVLLSNRLDALIHAFSLARRTRRVIIENLVWAGLYNGLMLPFAALGWITPVWAAVGMSISSLTVVLNALRLTRQPQALDATPDTRPLPA from the coding sequence ATGACCACCCCACAACCCTGCTACCACTGCGCCCTGCCCGTCCCTCCCGGCAGCCGCTTCACCGCCGTTGTCCTCGGCGAGACCCGCGAGCTGTGCTGCCCGGGCTGCCAGGCGGTAGCCGAGGCGATCGTCGCCGGCGGGTTGGAAAGTTACTACCTACATCGCAGTGAAGCGTCGGCCAACCCCGAGACCTTGCCCGTCCAGTTGACCGATGAGCTGGCACTGTACGATCGCCCGGACGTGCAGCAATCGTTCGTCCGCCATGAAGGCGACCTGTCCGAGACCACCCTGCTCATGGAAGGCATCAGTTGCGCGGCCTGCGGCTGGCTGATCGAAAAACACCTGCGCACCTTGCCGGCCGTGGCCGAGGCGCGGCTGAACCTGTCCAACCATCGCCTGCACGTCCGCTGGGCCGATGCTCAATTGCCGCTGAGCACATTGCTCGCCGAACTGCGCCAGATCGGCTACGCCGCGCACCCCTACCAGGCCGATCAGGCCAGCGAACAGCTCGCTGCGCAGAACCGCCTGGCCCTGCGCCAATTAGGGGTGGCGGGGTTGTTGTGGTTCCAGGCGATGATGGCGACCATGGCCACCTGGCCGGAATTCAACATCGACCTGAGCCCTGAGATGCACACCATCCTGCGCTGGGTCGCGCTGTTCCTGACGACGCCGATCGTGTTCTACAGCTGCGCACCGTTTTTCAAAGGCGCCATGCGCGACCTGCGCACCCGCCACCTGACCATGGACGTTTCGGTGTCCCTGGCCATTGGCAGTGCCTACATCGCCGGAATCTGGACGTCCATCACCGGCGCCGGCGAGTTGTACTTCGATGCCGTCGGCATGTTCGCCCTGTTCCTGCTGGCCGGCCGCTACCTTGAACGGCGGGCCCGGGAACGCACCGCTGCCGCCACCGCGCAATTGGTCAACCTGCTGCCCGCCTCGTGCCTGCGCCTGGATGATCACGGCCAGAGCGAGCGCATCCTGCTCAGCGAACTGCGCACGGGCGACCGGGTATTGGTCCAGCCCGGCGCGATCCTGCCGGCCGACGGCCGAATTCTCGACGGCCAGTCCAGCGTCGATGAATCGCTGCTGACCGGCGAATACTTGCCACAACCCCGCCAGGTCGGCGACGCGGTCACTGCGGGTACGCTGAATGTCGACGGCGCCCTGACCGTCGAAGTGCAAGCGCTGGGCCATGACACCCGGCTGTCAGCCATCGTGCGGCTGCTGGAACGGGCCCAGGCCGAAAAGCCACGACTGGCGGAAATCGCCGACCGCGCAGCCCAATGGTTCCTGCTGTTTTCCTTGATTGCCGCAGTCGCCATCGGCCTGCTGTGGTGGTACCTGGACGCATCCCGCGCCTTCTGGATCGTCTTGGCAATGCTGGTCGCCACCTGCCCTTGCGCGCTCTCGCTGGCGACGCCGACTGCCCTGACCGCCGCCACTGGGACCTTGCACAAACTCGGACTGCTGTTGACCCGAGGTCATGTGCTGGAGGGCCTGAACCAGATCGACACGGTGATTTTCGACAAGACCGGGACCCTGACCGAAGGCCGCCTGGCGTTGCGCGCCATTCGACCGCTCGCCGCACTCGACAGCGACCAGTGCCTGGCCTTGGCCGCGGCGTTGGAAAATCGCTCGGAACATCCTATTGCCCGTGCCTTCGGTCGCGCCCCGCTGGCCGCCGAGCACGTCCAAAGCTTCCCGGGCCTGGGCCTGGAGGGTTCAGTGGGCGAGCAGAGACTGCGCATCGGCCATCCAGTGTTCGTCTGCGAACCGAGTGGCGCCGCGGTACCGTTGATGCCGGACGAACCCGGGCAATGGCTGCTGTTGGGGGATGATGTCGGCCCCCTGGCCTGGTTTGTCCTCGACGATCGTTTGCGCACGGATGCCCCGGCGCTGCTGGCCGCCTGCAAGGCGCGGGGCTGGCGGACACTGCTGCTGTCCGGCGACAGCTCGCCGATGGTTGCCAGCGTCGCCGCCGAACTGGGCATCGATGAAGCCCGCGGCGGCTTGCGTCCGGACGACAAGCTGGCAGTGCTCCAACAATTGCATCAGCAAGGCCGCAAGGTGCTGATGCTCGGCGATGGTGTGAACGACGTGCCGGTATTGGCGGCGGCGGACATCAGCGTCGCCATGGGTTCGGCCACCGACCTGGCCAAGACCAGCGCCGACGCGGTGCTGCTGTCCAATCGCCTCGATGCCTTGATCCATGCCTTCAGCCTGGCCCGGCGCACCCGTAGGGTGATCATCGAGAACCTGGTCTGGGCAGGGCTGTACAATGGGCTCATGTTGCCGTTCGCCGCCCTCGGCTGGATCACGCCGGTGTGGGCCGCGGTCGGCATGTCCATCAGTTCGCTGACCGTGGTGCTGAATGCGCTGAGGCTGACCCGTCAACCGCAGGCGCTCGACGCCACGCCCGATACCCGCCCGCTGCCGGCCTGA
- a CDS encoding FixH family protein: MPAATATSPWYKHLWPWIIIGILACSVTLSLTMVTIAVKNPDNLVNDNYYEAGKGINRSLERELLAQTLQLHANVQLDDLTGEVNLRLNGNSRPQTVELSLISPTQPEKDRKIVLTRNDSEPGRYVGQLADKIEGRRFVELLGVENDKTWRLFEEEQVNHNQDILLGDEPLQGAEDLKK, from the coding sequence ATGCCTGCAGCAACCGCCACCAGCCCTTGGTACAAGCACCTCTGGCCGTGGATCATCATCGGGATCCTCGCCTGCTCGGTAACGCTGAGCCTGACCATGGTGACCATTGCGGTGAAGAATCCGGACAACTTGGTCAACGACAACTATTACGAGGCTGGCAAAGGCATCAATCGCTCGCTGGAGCGCGAACTGCTGGCCCAGACCCTGCAATTGCATGCCAATGTGCAATTGGACGACCTTACCGGTGAAGTCAACCTGCGCCTGAACGGCAACAGCCGGCCCCAAACCGTGGAACTGAGCCTGATCTCGCCGACGCAGCCGGAGAAGGACCGCAAGATTGTCCTGACCCGCAACGACAGCGAACCGGGGCGCTATGTTGGCCAGTTGGCGGACAAGATCGAAGGTCGGCGCTTTGTCGAATTGCTCGGTGTGGAGAACGACAAGACCTGGCGGCTGTTCGAAGAAGAGCAGGTCAATCACAACCAGGACATCCTGCTGGGCGATGAGCCGCTGCAAGGCGCTGAAGACCTGAAGAAATAA
- the ccoG gene encoding cytochrome c oxidase accessory protein CcoG — protein sequence MSNQIPVHDVTPPAKDANKSVDLYASREKIYTRAFTGLFRNLRMVGGAFLFLLYFGTVWLNWGGHQAVWWNLPERKFFIFGATFWPQDFILLSGMLIIAAFGLFFITVYAGRVWCGYTCPQSVWTWIYMWCEKVTEGDRNQRIKLDKAPMSANKFLRKFAKHSLWLLIGFVTGMTFVGYFTPIRELVFEFFTGQADGWSYFWVGFFTLATYGNAGWLREQVCIYMCPYARFQSVMFDKDTLIVSYDPRRGESRGPRKKGIDYKALGLGDCIDCTMCVQVCPTGIDIRDGLQIECIGCAACIDACDNIMDKMDYPRGLISYTTEHNLSGQKTHKLRPRLIGYALVLLAMISLLVTAFFMRSLVGFDVSKDRVLYRENAEGRIENVYSLKIMNKDQRDHTYVLEAAGLPDLKLQGRREIKVAAGEIYSQPVELSSAPEQLPSSTNEVTFILKDADDDSVHVEAKSRFIGPQTR from the coding sequence ATGAGCAACCAGATTCCGGTACATGACGTTACCCCGCCTGCCAAGGACGCCAACAAAAGCGTCGACCTGTATGCCTCTCGGGAAAAAATCTACACCCGCGCCTTCACGGGCCTGTTCCGCAACCTGCGAATGGTTGGCGGAGCCTTCCTGTTCCTGCTGTATTTCGGCACGGTCTGGTTGAATTGGGGCGGTCACCAGGCTGTCTGGTGGAACCTGCCGGAACGCAAATTCTTTATTTTCGGCGCCACCTTCTGGCCCCAGGATTTCATCCTGCTGTCGGGGATGTTGATCATCGCCGCCTTCGGCCTGTTTTTCATCACGGTGTATGCCGGTCGGGTCTGGTGCGGCTACACCTGCCCGCAAAGCGTCTGGACCTGGATCTACATGTGGTGCGAAAAGGTCACCGAGGGCGACCGCAACCAGCGCATCAAGCTCGACAAGGCGCCCATGAGCGCCAACAAATTTTTGCGCAAATTCGCCAAGCACAGCCTCTGGCTGCTGATCGGTTTCGTCACCGGCATGACCTTCGTCGGCTATTTCACGCCGATCCGCGAGCTGGTCTTCGAGTTCTTTACCGGCCAGGCCGATGGCTGGTCGTATTTCTGGGTCGGTTTCTTCACCCTCGCCACCTACGGCAATGCCGGCTGGCTGCGTGAACAAGTGTGCATCTACATGTGCCCTTACGCCCGCTTCCAGAGCGTGATGTTCGACAAGGACACCCTGATCGTTTCCTATGACCCACGTCGCGGTGAAAGCCGTGGCCCGCGCAAGAAAGGTATCGACTACAAGGCCCTGGGCCTCGGCGACTGTATCGACTGCACGATGTGCGTCCAGGTCTGCCCCACCGGCATCGACATCCGCGACGGCTTGCAGATCGAATGCATCGGTTGTGCAGCCTGTATCGATGCCTGCGACAACATCATGGACAAGATGGACTATCCGCGTGGCCTGATCAGCTACACCACCGAACACAACCTTTCGGGGCAGAAAACCCATAAACTGCGCCCGCGCCTGATCGGTTATGCCTTGGTGCTGCTGGCGATGATCAGCCTGCTGGTCACGGCGTTCTTCATGCGTTCGCTGGTGGGTTTCGACGTCAGCAAGGACCGCGTGCTGTATCGAGAAAACGCCGAAGGCCGGATCGAGAACGTCTACAGCCTGAAGATCATGAACAAGGACCAACGCGACCATACGTACGTGTTGGAAGCCGCCGGCTTGCCTGATCTCAAGCTGCAAGGCCGTCGCGAAATCAAGGTTGCCGCAGGCGAGATCTACAGCCAGCCGGTTGAACTGTCCAGCGCACCGGAACAACTGCCGTCGAGCACCAACGAGGTGACGTTCATCCTCAAGGATGCCGATGACGACAGCGTCCATGTTGAAGCCAAGAGCCGGTTCATCGGCCCACAGACTCGTTGA
- a CDS encoding SMI1/KNR4 family protein → MLENKFPDPETAVTSMDLDRLESIIGKRLPAPFRSHYLKYNGGVPERTYWLGDDFDEPLEVAAFKPIAGSDSTVLSTYQLMLKKQLLPANLLPFANDWGGNFFCLNLDTEAVSYFTTDSFDSGRSPEENQTHSERPVCSNFLRFVQGLIHEDDLDEEE, encoded by the coding sequence ATGCTTGAAAATAAATTTCCAGACCCTGAAACGGCCGTTACCTCTATGGACCTGGATCGTTTGGAATCTATCATTGGCAAGCGTCTACCGGCTCCCTTTCGGAGCCATTACCTCAAGTACAACGGTGGCGTACCGGAGCGCACCTACTGGCTCGGCGACGATTTCGACGAGCCATTGGAAGTGGCTGCCTTCAAGCCAATTGCTGGTAGTGATTCCACGGTGTTATCCACCTACCAGCTAATGCTGAAGAAACAGCTACTTCCTGCGAATTTATTACCTTTCGCAAATGACTGGGGTGGCAACTTCTTTTGCCTGAACCTTGATACCGAAGCCGTTAGCTATTTCACAACTGATAGCTTTGATAGCGGCCGGAGCCCTGAAGAGAACCAGACTCACTCCGAGAGACCTGTTTGTTCCAATTTCCTCCGTTTCGTCCAAGGCCTGATCCATGAAGATGACCTGGACGAGGAAGAATGA
- a CDS encoding ankyrin repeat domain-containing protein translates to MTNPEEIYEKNIKALSAIHADIASGNEASLKKRLEENPALLHLPLYGLEGQETLLHMAAEQGQTEVCRLLVALGIALDQPAPSSGNSTPLAAAAGNGHLQTCQWFLEAGALVDGWPDSITTPLIDAITSGHQHIVNLLIEHHADINRLHTRLNNAPLDIANTWGFTDIAAVLRKAGAVSIMDVIENPAEEFGGPIATFVHNTAGWVLPAQLSPFSNEAGLELRISCIEGKNKFKLLFTIGLFAKSPHTELFVCLPGDWPLTQQGFPPHSPWVFPVELLSLLARHTFDNGPLSEGQIISRIDKDFAQLSWPSDTDALLVVDKIWNTTEEPVDEHHEDSVKLYVLVPFKLPKKGLPEGDALASLLEKKRKASWKSIALTSPLQS, encoded by the coding sequence ATGACCAACCCAGAAGAAATTTATGAAAAGAACATCAAGGCTTTATCCGCCATTCATGCCGACATCGCCTCGGGAAATGAAGCCTCGCTAAAAAAGCGCCTGGAGGAAAATCCCGCTCTATTGCACCTACCCCTGTATGGCCTTGAGGGGCAGGAGACGTTGCTGCACATGGCTGCCGAACAGGGTCAAACCGAAGTTTGCCGCTTATTGGTGGCTTTAGGTATTGCACTGGACCAGCCTGCCCCGAGTTCTGGTAACAGCACCCCCCTTGCCGCCGCCGCCGGCAACGGACATCTACAAACATGCCAATGGTTTCTGGAGGCAGGTGCCTTGGTGGACGGTTGGCCTGACAGCATAACCACCCCGCTGATTGACGCGATCACCTCCGGGCACCAGCACATCGTCAATCTTCTTATAGAACACCATGCCGACATCAATCGACTGCACACCCGGCTGAATAACGCGCCGTTGGACATCGCCAATACGTGGGGATTTACAGACATTGCGGCCGTCTTAAGAAAAGCCGGGGCGGTCAGTATCATGGACGTTATTGAGAACCCGGCCGAAGAATTCGGCGGACCTATAGCCACTTTCGTGCACAACACAGCAGGTTGGGTTTTACCCGCGCAGCTAAGTCCCTTCAGTAATGAAGCGGGGCTGGAGCTGCGTATCAGCTGCATCGAGGGTAAGAACAAGTTCAAGTTACTCTTCACCATCGGACTTTTTGCCAAAAGCCCTCATACCGAATTATTCGTATGTTTGCCCGGTGACTGGCCTCTCACGCAGCAAGGTTTTCCCCCGCACAGTCCTTGGGTTTTCCCGGTTGAGTTGCTGTCCCTGCTCGCTCGCCACACGTTCGATAACGGCCCCTTGTCGGAAGGCCAGATCATTTCAAGAATAGATAAAGACTTCGCCCAGCTCAGCTGGCCGAGCGATACCGACGCGCTGTTGGTCGTGGACAAAATTTGGAACACCACCGAAGAACCCGTGGATGAACACCATGAGGACTCGGTAAAGCTCTACGTTCTGGTTCCCTTCAAGCTGCCGAAGAAAGGGCTGCCTGAGGGTGACGCTTTAGCCTCGCTCTTGGAAAAAAAACGAAAGGCGAGCTGGAAAAGTATCGCGTTGACTTCTCCGCTACAAAGTTAA